One window from the genome of Panthera leo isolate Ple1 chromosome D3, P.leo_Ple1_pat1.1, whole genome shotgun sequence encodes:
- the LOC122204216 gene encoding RIMS-binding protein 3A-like, which yields MGEHAQRRKGRAETPMGSRKGHAGRLASAGAAAVGEQRPGPGQVWRLARPGATMTKDSPSPLGSGRATPKKPGSPGPSAAVVEEQRRELEKLRAELEGERARGRAATQRFASQARQLREAAERERQQLVDHLRSKWEAQHDRELRQLQEDMLREREAEIRQLLRWKEAEMRQLRQLLHRERDGVMRQARELQRQLAEELVNRGYCGRAGAPDVAAAQCRCRLQEVLAQLRWDTDGEQASRIRHLQAALDVERRLFLKYILEHFRWHPALPVSPDPQAVHSSEEPPLHTAGNSPGPPKSVCKLESLNTDSLSAGIRLRSRSLDVVPARCSNSPDSLLHTPRSCSLDSLAPARSRYLDSTLSCPKAPESKKPASWPDTPILGSSSPPPPLPPPPPPPSKPRRPSDSLGEDSGSQPCEALTPSPPDLDYQELVKQNSELSEALQVLARRCSGLWEENVQLWRAGFQDKSDEKVKRLKVKHAELAGLARRLEDRARKLQKTNLRAVSEPVPGESRAGLELCQAFARQRARDLSEQASELLAKDKQIEKLRLEYHLLQARVTSGMNSVPHPGGGAAQAQWLNISELDRLQRESQREVLRLQRQLTMQQSTGCARAEADGESAPFEEARRQVQALELELGAQAAVARRGGEDGEVQLRAALREEAWLAQENARLQAQANWTRKVAAENSDVRGQLGCACQERDAAGMLAEQLLQQAERGQDRQQQLQHDLQKALRDLQAAREEMLALQCQTGYLPQESREAPQVPEAQVRDSGRTKFQLAPEEQAASQPSADKQGNQEASQLESPIAIREPASDPQVPDRVPASGPLDSGSLAKKTSSQSNSPSELESIWTTVLSCPPLDMDTASEVEDLEPDGVSSTLEARGSEAPLTPKLKIFLAWYSYNTFKGPNEHPESELPLTAGDYVYVLGDMDEDGFCEGELEDGRRGLVPSNLVEQIPDSDILGCLSPKSPDFSPTRFLGRHSKFLKEDTAHSLLPGKAQGAMDKGTCQMVRAGSKTEVAIEISDAKREEDSWLGLLQCGEEKGFSRPLLGATGAFCVAPMQLHLQSVAATSAKITWVYSSSNHPHMVYLNDQEHALTPAGVCCYTFHSLHPSTRYRARVEVQLPWDLLQVHWETTSSTITFDTPLAGPPHPPLDVLVERHASPGILVVSWLPVTIHSSGSSNGVQVTGYAVYADGFKVAEVADATAGSTLLEFCQLHLPLMCQNVSVRTMSLCGESLDSVPAQIPHDCFTCHQLPETSSFSYTCGDLSTCRVTVPVRPQRLALAPLSAKASPHTPGSCREPQAEFLEAFPEEPSRRQSPMCNLSSEGECASVGSGSQPQRPIGAQEVCRKDLLFQKSSPNHRPPLLSGQSRGEENCYWHMGARKSHASGVVHLFPEFGLEKQPYQEKAAFEKVLRQKQDSDVFAPPQLDTSQPYVSDFHNILQEEEEAVHVNLWGPERREQRKEFRTQNGSCQALGSKRECQLLEPSPALCPAPSSKVIKMFRGGPSPLGTEVDTLARVFVALFDYDPLVISGNPEVAEEELAFQKGQLLRVWGSQDPCGFYRGECNGQVGNIPGHLVAEVKVGTEQTDGMWHLPTQGHLSSVAHLDDFGGLTSPQGSFPMPQGNPRRSPLWTPTTMMTALDCDPKDGRAGGQVKDKLSLRAGDMVMVYGPVDDKGFYYGESGGHRGLVPAHLLDHLPLHGK from the coding sequence GAAGCCGGAAGGGGCACGCGGGGCGGTTGGCCTcggcgggggcggcggccgtTGGAGAGCAGCGGCCTGGGCCAGGCCAGGTCTGGCGTCTGGCCAGGCCCGGGGCCACCATGACCAAGGACTCGCCCAGCCCTTTGGGCAGCGGCCGCGCGACACCCAAGAAGCCGGGTAGTCCGGGTCCATCGGCCGCGGTGGTGGAGGAGCAAAGGCGGGAGCTGGAGAAGCTGCGGGCGGAGCTGGAGGGGGAGCGGGCGCGCGGACGCGCGGCGACGCAGCGCTTCGCGTCCCAGGCGCGCCAGCTGCGGGAGGCGGCCGAGCGGGAGAGGCAGCAGCTGGTTGACCATCTGCGCTCCAAGTGGGAGGCTCAGCACGACCGGGAGCTGCGGCAGCTGCAGGAGGACATGCTACGGGAGCGTGAGGCCGAGATTCGGCAGCTGCTGCGCTGGAAGGAGGCCGAGATGCGGCAGCTGCGGCAGCTGCTGCACCGCGAGCGCGACGGCGTCATGCGCCAGGCCCGGGAGCTGCAGCGCCAGCTGGCAGAGGAGTTAGTGAACCGTGGCTACTGTGGCCGCGCGGGGGCGCCCGACGTCGCCGCTGCTCAGTGCCGCTGTCGCCTGCAGGAAGTGCTGGCACAGCTTCGCTGGGACACCGACGGCGAGCAGGCCTCGCGCATCCGACACCTGCAGGCGGCGCTCGACGTGGAGCGCCGGCTCTTCCTCAAGTACATCCTAGAGCACTTCCGCTGGCATCCCGCTTTGCCCGTCTCCCCCGACCCCCAAGCCGTGCATTCTTCGGAAGAGCCGCCCCTCCATACCGCCGGCAACTCCCCCGGGCCCCCAAAGTCCGTCTGTAAACTCGAATCCTTGAATACTGACAGCCTGAGCGCTGGCATCCGTCTGCGCTCCCGCTCCCTAGACGTggtgccagccaggtgctccaactCCCCAGACAGCCTGCTCCACACGCCGCGCTCCTGCTCTCTCGATTCTTTGGCACCAGCGCGTTCCCGCTATCTCGACAGCACCCTCAGTTGCCCCAAAGCCCCCGAATCCAAGAAGCCGGCCTCCTGGCCAGACACCCCCATCTTAGGCTCCTCGAGTCCTCCGCCCCCGCTACCCCCACCACCGCCACCGCCATCGAAGCCCAGGAGACCTAGTGACTCTCTAGGAGAGGACTCCGGGAGCCAGCCCTGCGAGGCCCTGACTCCCTCGCCGCCGGATCTGGACTACCAGGAGCTGGTGAAGCAGAACTCGGAACTGTCAGAGGCGTTGCAGGTGCTGGCACGCCGCTGCTCGGGACTGTGGGAGGAGAACGTGCAGCTGTGGCGCGCAGGTTTCCAGGACAAGTCCGACGAGAAGGTGAAGCGGCTCAAGGTGAAGCACGCGGAGCTTGCAGGCCTCGCGAGGCGCCTAGAGGACCGGGCCCGAAAGCTGCAAAAAACCAACCTGCGGGCTGTGAGCGAGCCTGTGCCAGGCGAGAGCCGCGCTGGCCTGGAACTGTGCCAGGCCTTTGCCCGCCAGCGCGCTCGGGACTTGTCGGAGCAGGCAAGCGAGCTGCTGGCCAAGGACAAGCAGATCGAAAAGCTGCGGCTGGAGTACCACTTGCTGCAAGCTCGCGTCACCTCAGGCATGAATAGTGTCCCGCACCCTGGCGGGGGTGCTGCCCAAGCCCAGTGGCTCAACATCAGTGAGTTGGACCGGCTGCAGCGCGAGTCCCAGCGGGAGGTGCTCCGCCTGCAGAGACAGTTGACGATGCAGCAGTCCACCGGCTGCGCCCGAGCTGAGGCGGACGGCGAGAGCGCACCCTTCGAGGAGGCGCGGCGCCAGGTGCAGGCactggagctggagctgggcGCCCAGGCGGCCGTGGCACGGCGCGGCGGCGAGGATGGTGAAGTGCAGCTGCGGGCGGCGCTACGCGAGGAAGCCTGGCTGGCGCAGGAGAACGCGCGGTTGCAGGCCCAGGCCAACTGGACGCGGAAGGTGGCGGCGGAAAACAGCGATGTGCGCGGGCAGCTGGGCTGCGCGTGCCAGGAGCGCGACGCCGCCGGCATGCTGGCGGAGCAGCTGCTACAGCAGGCTGAGCGCGGGCAGGACAGGCAGCAACAGCTGCAGCACGACCTGCAGAAGGCCCTGCGAGATCTCCAGGCTGCTAGGGAGGAGATGCTGGCGCTGCAGTGTCAGACTGGTTACCTTCCCCAGGAATCCCGGGAGGCCCCCCAAGTCCCGGAGGCTCAAGTCAGAGATAGTGGAAGGACCAAGTTCCAGCTGGCGCCTGAAGAGCAAGCAGCTTCACAGCCCAGTGCAGACAAACAGGGAAATCAGGAAGCTTCTCAGCTGGAAAGTCCAATTGCTATCAGGGAGCCAGCCAGTGACCCTCAAGTGCCAGACAGAGTCCCAGCCAGCGGACCTCTGGACTCCGGGTCCCTAGCCAAGAAAACTAGCTCCCAGTCGAATTCTCCCTCTGAGTTGGAGTCCATATGGACCACGGTGCTGTCTTGTCCTCCTCTGGATATGGACACAGCCAGCGAGGTGGAGGATCTGGAGCCTGACGGTGTGTCCTCTACCTTGGAAGCGAGGGGCTCAGAGGCCCCCCTGACCCCTAAGCTCAAGATCTTCCTGGCTTGGTATAGCTACAATACTTTTAAGGGGCCTAATGAACATCCTGAGAGTGAACTGCCCCTCACAGCTGGAGATTATGTGTATGTTTTGGGGGACATGGATGAAGATGGATTTTGTGAAGGGGAGCTTGAGGATGGCCGGCGGGGGCTGGTGCCCTCCAACCTGGTGGAGCAGATTCCAGACAGTGACATCCTGGGCTGCCTGTCCCCCAAGTCCCCTGACTTCAGCCCTACTCGATTCCTAGGTAGACACAGCAAGTTTTTGAAGGAAGACACTGCTCACAGCTTGTTGCCTGGGAAAGCCCAGGGAGCTATGGACAAGGGGACATGCCAGATGGTGAGGGCAGGCTCCAAGACAGAAGTGGCAATAGAGATCTCAGATGccaagagagaagaagacagctGGCTGGGCTTGCTGCagtgtggggaggagaagggcttCTCTAGACCCCTTCTGGGGGCCACAGGGGCTTTTTGCGTGGCTCCCATGCAACTACACCTGCAGAGTGTTGCAGCCACATCAGCCAAGATTACCTGGGTCTACAGCAGCAGCAACCACCCCCACATGGTATACCTCAATGACCAGGAGCATGCCCTGACCCCAGCAGGTGTGTGCTGCTACACCTTCCACAGCCTGCATCCTAGCACACGGTACCGGGCACGAGTGGAGGTGCAGCTGCCATGGGACTTGCTGCAGGTGCACTGGGAAACAACGTCCTCCACCATCACCTTTGACACACCGCTGGCAGgacctcctcaccctcctctggATGTGCTGGTGGAGCGCCATGCCTCACCAGGCATCCTAGTGGTCAGCTGGCTCCCTGTAACCATCCACTCTTCTGGGTCATCCAACGGAGTCCAGGTCACTGGCTACGCTGTGTATGCTGATGGGTTCAAGGTTGCAGAGGTTGCTGATGCCACTGCTGGGAGCACCCTGTTGGAATTTTGCCAGCTCCACCTGCCCCTGATGTGCCAGAATGTCTCTGTGAGAACCATGTCACTTTGTGGTGAGTCCCTGGATTCAGTGCCAGCCCAGATCCCTCATGACTGTTTCACCTGTCACCAATTGCCAGAGACTTCTTCCTTTAGCTACACCTGTGGTGACCTGTCTACCTGCAGAGTCACAGTCCCTGTCCGTCCTCAGAGGCTGGCACTGGCTCCCCTGAGTGCTAAAGCCAGCCCCCACACTCCTGGAAGCTGCAGGGAGCCCCAGGCCGAGTTTCTAGAAGCATTCCCTGAAGAACCCTCAAGGAGGCAATCCCCGATGTGCAACCTGAGTTCAGAGGGAGAATGTGCAAGTGTGGGGTCTGGCAGCCAACCCCAGCGACCTATAGGGGCCCAGGAGGTCTGCAGAAAGGACTTGCTCTTTCAGAAGAGTTCCCCAAACCACAGACCACCTCTGCTCAGTGGACAGTCTAGGGGAGAAGAAAACTGCTACTGGCACATGGGCGCCAGAAAAAGCCATGCTTCGGGAGTCGTCCATCTGTTCCCAGAGTTTGGGCTTGAGAAGCAACCATATCAGGAAAAGGCTGCTTTTGAAAAGGTCCTTAGGCAAAAGCAAGATTCCGATgtgtttgcccctccccagctggacACCAGCCAACCATATGTGTCTGACTTCCACAACATtttgcaggaggaggaggaggcagtgcACGTCAATCTGTGGGGCCCAGAGAGGCGAGAGCAGAGAAAGGAGTTTAGGACCCAGAACGGGAGCTGTCAGGCTCtggggagcaagagagagtgccAGCTCCTGGAGCCCAGCCCAGCACTTTGTCCAGCTCCATCCAGCAAAGTCATTAAGATGTTCAGGGGTGGCCCCTCACCACTGGGGACAGAGGTGGACACTTTGGCCAGGGTCTTTGTGGCCCTCTTTGATTATGACCCCCTGGTGATATCTGGCAACCCCGAGGTTGCAGAGGAGGAGCTAGCTTTCCAGAAAGGGCAGCTGCTAAGAGTGTGGGGCTCTCAGGACCCTTGTGGCTTCTACCGTGGTGAATGCAATGGGCAAGTGGGCAACATACCTGGGCATCTGGTGGCCGAGGTAAAGGTAGGCACAGAGCAGACTGATGGGATGTGGCATTTGCCAACACAAGGGCACCTGTCCTCTGTGGCCCACCTCGATGACTTTGGGGGGCTCACCAGCCCCCAAGGCTCCTTTCCTATGCCCCAAGGGAACCCCCGGAGGTCACCACTGTGGACTCCAACAACCATGATGACAGCTTTGGACTGTGACCCCAAGGATGGGCGAGCAGGGGGCCAGGTGAAGGACAAGCTGTCACTGAGGGCAGGGGATATGGTCATGGTCTATGGGCCTGTGGATGACAAGGGATTCTATTATGGGGAGTCAGGTGGTCACAGGGGCCTGGTCCCAGCCCACCTGCTGGATCACCTTCCCCTCCATGGAAAGTGA